The region AGCGAATATGGAGAGATAAAAATGCAAGCGGGGGAATCAAACTCCAGACCTCACGTTGGATACTAGCGACCCTAGCCAGCTGAGCTAGCAACTGAGGATGCCTAAAATCTAGCGTTAAATGTAAAGTACTAACAACAGTGGCATATCTGTTTTTTAGTTTAATTTCAACATCTCTTAGAAAAAAtgtgtacaattttctgaaaaaatgTGAACATTGTTCGAAAATCATGATCTTTTTTCAAAGATTGACCatttttttgaaaaacatgaaCCAACTTTGGGAAaaagtgaacaaattttgaaaatgaaAACCTTTGTTTCCAAAAAAGTGAACATCTTTTGTAAaattgaacaaattttgaattctaAATAATTTGTTTGAACTGTGGACAGTTTTATAAAATGCAAATTTAAAATAAACATGGAACATGTTCTTAGTATACGATGAACATTATTCAAACATACACTCAACATTTTTCCAAAATATATggtgattttttttaaatgtgcGTCAAATAAATTTTCTACACATAGGAACAATTTTTTTATACACAGTGAACAGTTTTTCAATGTGCAGTGAACAGTTTTCTTCGATAtagtgaacttttttttcaaacatgaacaattttgtaaaacatgaacaaaatatgcaattttgaacattttttggaatttcaaaCTTTTTTGGAAGTGAACGAAATTTTTAAAACATGAAAAAACACTGAACATTTTGATTGATATAATATTAGTTGGGAGGTGGAACATTGGGAAGAGCCTTATAATATTAACCCCCTCATGCGTCCATGTCCAAACTCCTCTTTCACGTGGTCTCCTTCAGTCGCGATGGCGATGCCCGTCACATTAGCAACACGACGCTGCTTTTGAGCAGCCCAGCTCGCCACTGGAAAGTGCTCAACATGGTGGTGGAGGAACGCCAGGCCGTCATCCTCTAACAAGCACTATCATAACTCATAAGTCCCGTCCCGAAGAACCCTGTTTATCAATACATTAGCGACTCTTTCCTATGATCAAGTTCCTCATCCGGGCAATCCTGATTCATGACAAATAGCATTTATTTAGTATGTAGCGAAGCATGGGTGATTTAACATAGTTTCACTACATGGTTCTAATTctttcgttgcaacgcacatgcataTGTGCTAGTAAATATCATAGCAGAGAGGGGCGAAAGAAAAACTAACGGAAACCAGTGGGCATCAAACCCGAACGGCCAAAACAACCACGCATGCTATAAGGACCATCACATGAAAAACCCTAACGACCAAGACTGATCAGACATATTTTGTTTATTTAAGGGACTTATcagacatactccctccatcccaaaataagtaattcaactttgtattaactttgtattaaagctagtacaaagttgagtcacttattttgggacggagggagtatatgttttgaGGGATACTGATCAGACAGCAGATTAGCCCATGCTAATGTTGACGGGCCTATGCATGATAcagcttttttttgagggaaatgcATGATATAGCTGAATGCGATGGATGTAATGGTCTGGGCCTTCTGGCCGTTACGTACGTGGGTCTTCTCCTCCAACCTGCGGATTTTTTGGCAGGGCACACACGTAGTCCCGTGCACACCTTTCCTTGTCTGAGAGTCCGGCGGCCGCCAGCTCCTCTACGCCCCactgcttgatgaaatgctccaaaatGCTAAGGTCGTCAGAGGCAGTGTAAATTCTGGCCTTATGTGCCACGGCCCGTAGTGCGCGAAGAGGTCGCCATCACAGACGTCAGTCATAAGGGACACCGGGATCCGCCAACACATCATGTACATCAGTGCGCGCACGACGCCGCCTGGGTCAATCTCAAACAGCTTTCCCACGATGAGCGTGTAGGCAAGCTCGTGCCACTTCTCGTCGGCCGCAAAGACCATATTTATTATTAACAAAGTCTCTGTTAGGTTTGCGTATCGATTATTGGCTGAAATGGTCAAATGCATGGATGAACTAACGTGTCACGCTGCCGGTCCAATTCGGCAAATAGTGGTATGAAAATACAGCGAGCATGTCTCCGCATGTTAGTTAGGAAGTAACAATCAAGATAATAAATGGTCGCATGGTTTGTTCTTCTTCCATAGTAAAGAAATGAATAATGTAGGCGGAGTTCTTGAGGAATCTAAAATTTGACATTAGGAAATCACTTGCTGCTTGCTCAACTTATTTTGCTGTTCCACTATATTTAGTAGCATTCCTGTTGCCAAATAAACCTATTAAATGGCTACTGCAATTTTCAACTCAAAAAATAAAAATGGCTAGTGCAATCTTACCCGTGTTTCTGATCCATAATGTCATCTTGCTAACCGACCAACTACCACCGGCCGACAACCTACCTATGAGTCCATGTGTTTGCTTCTTCGCTGGTTCAATTCCATGAGTCTCATTCCGTGTGAATTAATATCATTCCTGAAATTTTGTCGACCCCCTAGCCCCCGAAACCCATACACCCCCAcacattttttttgaggggtacACACATATATTCTTGATCTTAGGGTTGTTTGCAGATTTATGCAGAGGCATTGGCTGGACGAGTAGGTCAATGCAGGATCAAGGACTACACACGTACATAAAAGCGTATTTTTAGGGACCGTCTACAGGAAAGTTGCctgaatttttttacttttttttgcgTGTCCAGGTCGGATACACATCAAGCTGGCTCGCCCTGCAGCATGCAGCACGCTCCCTCCTGGATTCAAAGCATCATGACCCATTCAGAAACAAAAAGAATAAGCTGCGTGATGGGCTGTCGGCAGCACTAACACGCGAACATCTATATGCAAGCTTCGCATGCTGTATGACCCTAGATGCACGTGCAAACCTAAGCTCACCTTATCTTCGAGATTTCTGACAGTGCTGTTTCAACTTGATTAGAAATGAACAAACAGCTGGAAATTACAAATCTGGACTCGTGGATTACATATAACTCCATCTTGTTTTCCCGAGTAAAGTACACCTAACGTATAACATTAGTGCGTATAGTGCCACTATGGAACCCTAACCCTAACGTATCTACGAGCTGGCACCGAGATTCCTGCACGACTGCACCTCACATGCTGAAAGAGGCTTGCGCACGAGGGGAGCCCAGAAACTTATTGCCCACGGTGGTGGATGGTGGGAACTGTGAAATGGACGCTTACCCTAGTCGCATCTTAGTGAAGAAAGAAAGGTGATAAACTCTTTTTGCGGGATAGATGGACGTAGGATCACTTATTAATTGCAGTTAGTTTGGACTTTGGATGACTCTCAGTTAGAATTAGGATGTTACATTGATAAATAGACATACATGAATACAACTTTCACTTTCCCTGTTTTTATTTTTAGAATGTGATAAAACAACTTACAAAAATACAGTAGTACAATACCATCCTCATAACTTCAACCCGATCAGAAAAAAAAGTACTTTTACTGGCGCCGACACTAGCAAAGTAGAGATGAAGAATACTTCATCTCAAAGATAGGATCGAGAAATAATGATTTAAAGGATATTTAGGGTATATAAAAGCAATAATTTGATTACCCCATGGTGTTGTTGACAGGCTTATCAAAGATCCAGCTAAACGGGGCCGATGTTGCAGGCTGGGTTTTCTGGCCTTTGCGCTCGTGAGCCTTTTCCTCCAACCTGCGGATCTTTTGGGGCAACGCGCACACGTAGTCCCGCGCACGCCTCCCGTCGTCAGAGAGTTCGGCCGCCGCCAGCTCTTCCACACCCCACTGCTTTATCAGGTGCTCCAAAATGCTACGGTAGTCGGAGGCGGTGTAAATACCGGCCTGCTGCGCCACGGCCGCGTAGTGCGCGAAGAGGTCACCATCGCGGCCGTCTGTCATGAGGGACGCCGGCATGACGATCCGGCGGCGCATCATGTACGCCAGCGCGCGCACGGCGCCGTCCGGGTCGATCTCGAACAGCTTCCCCACGATCCGCGTGTAGGCCAGCTCGTGCCGCTTCTCGTCAGCCGCGATGGCACCGCATATGCGCGCGAGCGCCACGTCGCCGTACTCCTTGGCGCGACGGGCTGTGTTGCCGTGGGAGATGGAGGTGGCACGCTCCTGGAAGGCGACGTAGATGAAGCCGTGGTAGGGGCTCCGCGCAGCGTTCATGACCATGCCGGACTGGATGAGGTTGTGGATGGTCCTCTCGACCTGCCGCATGTCGACGCGGCCGGAGAGGAAGAGGTACTTGTTGAGCACGTCGCCGTGGCGGTTCTCCTCGGCAGACCAGCCGCGGATCCATCGCGCCCAGGCAGTGCCGCTGGAGCCGGTGAGGTCGCGCACGGCCTCAAAGCGGTTGGGTATGCTCTGGTACGTCGGCAGTGCCTCCTCCGTGACCATGTTCCCCACGAGGCACACGAGGTGCGCGTCGGGCAGGCCGGCCGCGCGGGCGCTGATGTCGAAGCACGCCGCATGGAAGCCGTCGGCGCCCAGCGACGCCAGGTCCGGCAGCAAGTCCGTCGGCTGCCACGCCACCTCCGCAGGCTTAAGGAGCGGCACCACGTTCGCCTCCGCCCAAGGCTCCAGATGGTCGAACACCTCTAGCTTCGCCGGCTCCAGGTACATGAGCCACTCGTCGTCTGTGCCCTCCTCTTCGTGCCTAGCCGCAACGGCGGCGCCACGGCCAGTGCGCGGGCTTCTCTTACTAACTCTAGTAGGAGGGTCGGCAGCATCAGCTTGGGGTAGAAGGGCGGGTTCTGCCGTGCAGTTGGTGGTGTTCATACTCATATCCGCCACGATTCTTCCTCCTGCACTGGCCCTACTGCATCTCCTGCGTACAATCAAGTAGTAATGATCGAGAGATCCATTGCGTGCAGACATTTTCGCCTGAAGCATACATACGTACGTACCAGTAGCAGTAGGTGATGCCGGTCAGTTGGAGACCTATATCATTCTTTGTTCTGGTCCATGGCCTGGCCAGTGGACAAGGATGCCACGACGTCGCCATATCACACTGTGTTTCCCACGAGATGAATGAGAGCTATATCTTCTTTGGCGTGGTCGGGACATATTTATAGAGCAGCTTCACTCTAGCGAATGTGCCATGTCCCCACCCCGGAGTCACGGACAGGTTACAGACTTTAGGTAGGTGGCAGTTTTGATTCAAGATTAGGGGGAGATGGAGCCCAAACCCATGAAATTTAAGGGTGATTAATTAGCGCTAAACAGCATCcctgaaaataaaataaagaaacacAATAAGGTTTCTCAAAAGGTTTTTTTTGTCCTagtatttttttttgtttcttgttgctgcaACACATATAAAGAAACACACAGCTACACGCTACTTGTGATAGGCGTCAGGATTTTCCtaaagaggaagggtgatgtagtaTATTAGTAGATAGTAAttccctcaattaagaaccaaggttaaTCGAATCAGTAGGAGACACCACACAAAAAACTATAAGCAgtacctgcacacacacacacacacacacacacacacacacacacacacacacacacacacacacacacacacacacacacacaaagcaaaTACTTACACCCAATACATGGTCAATCTCATTGTACtcgttaattgcaaggattaaatctgatagtgatagatagataaataaaaagataaataaattgcaacaagtatTTTTAGGGTTTTAGTAATATGAAGTGAATTGATCCGGGGGCCATAtcgttcactagaggcatctctctcatgaGCATTGCaatggtgggtagacaaattattgttgagaaattgatagaaaatcgcatagttatgatgttattcatgacATGATCAATACATATGCATTACGTCCGAGAtccatctgcatctactactattactccacccctcgaccgatatccagcatgcattttaaggtattaagttcataataaacagagtaatgcttgaagcatgatgacataatgtagacaaagtaaaatCAACTAATATGATTGAACCCCCAGTGTTTTACCCTTACTAGCAACAATAGAAATACGTGCCTCACTACTCCTTCTATCATAGAGtgaagacaccgcaagattgaacctactaccaaACACCTCTCCCACAGAAGATAAGTCAATCTAATTGGACAAAAGAGatagatagatcggagagaaatataaGGCTATAAAAATCACACATAAGAAATCTCATAAAAgcctcaattactttcaatgaacaatctgatcataaacacacaattcgttGAATCCCAGCAAACACACCATAAAAGATTACATCGGATTGATCTTAGATGAGAAGAAGGTATTGaagatcaacacacacacacacacacacacacacacacacacacacacacacacacacagagagagagagagagagagagagagagagagagagagagccatctagctactgctatggacccAAGTCCTGTGGGAACTACACATGCACAATAatggaggcagcaaggttgatgtagatggcctgcgtgatcaattccccctctagCAGAGTACCGACCGAGGCCTCCAGATGGGTTCGTGGAACAATAGAGGCTTGCGATGACGATAAAATTGTTTTGGGTCTCGCATTGGGGGTTTCCGAATATTTATGAATTTATAGCGCTGGAATTAGTGCAAATGGATGCTCttggggcccacaagctcaggcgGCAGGCCCCCTTGGGGGCACACCGTGTGAGCTTGTGCCCCACCTGCAGATCTTTGGGCCCTCCCCCGAAGCTTCTAGGATCTTTCCTGGTCCATCAAATATCACCGTAAAATTTCattgtgtttggacttcgtttggtatgatTTTTCTGCCAAATAAAAAATAGGCAAAACAGGAACTTGGATGATGGTCAGAGTGATGATGAGAAGGGGGTCATCGGTCATACTATCAAATGAATCAACATATATGTGTTTTATGTTGAACTATATGCATGTGGTTATAATACTGCTTAAGTACTAGAGTGCTTAAACTATCTCCAATATATGAACCTAGCTATATACATATGTACGTATTCTGTTAGTCCTTTTGTATCATGACGTATGCTTGTTTTGTTAACATGAATGCAGTAAATTGATGCCCCATGTGCGACCTGTGATGTAGTGAGATGCCAAAAGGATAGGAAGTTCTTAATAGATTTTTCCAGATGACTGCCTGGCTAGGACAGTATGTTTTAGTTCAACATATTCTGACTGAATTTCATATAGTTGCGCCCAAAATTGTTTAACTATCACTTTCTTTTTAATTTTGCTTAGGCCATCCCGTGGGGGGCATGGCTTGACTTCCTATAGAGGTTTTGTGTTTCGTTTGATGCAACCATCACATTCCAGTGCAGCCTCATGAAGATGCAGACGGCTCTGAACTTCACTTGTCTTGTCACGTATAAGGCACACCGCACGTGTGCTGGTTGGAGAGAACTTGCAGATGCCTATATGATGGAATCTGGGGTGAGGGCCACGTTCTACCTCAAGTATAATCACGAGTAGATCATGGTGTACAACATGCCTGCTGATAGCTTTCATTCCCTTACTCCAGACGACTATCTTATGTTCAATCACCCGAGTGTGTCTAGTTACTATGATTCCCTTACTCCAGCCTACAACCCTAAGTCCTGTAGAAATCAGAAAATTTGCTGTCAGCACTGCTCTTTGCCATTAGCATTTCGTCGGGGCAAACGGAGAAGACATAATTTGCCGTCagttgcggacgacaaagaaaagcTGTCGGCAAAGACAGACTTTTCCACCTGTGTTTACTTGTCTGAGGACAAAAAAAGACGTTGTTGTCTGTGTTTATTTGACTAATGGCAAATACATACTTTGAGGTCTGTGTTTCTATTTAGCTGGCGGCAAAGACATAATTTGCCATCAGTCGTTGAGAAAGAGAAAAGTTGTCGGCAAAGACAGACTTTTCCATCTGTGTTTACTTGGCCGATGACAACAGAAGACTTTGTCGTTTATGCTTatttggctgatggcaaagacataCTTTGACGTTTGTGTTTTTatttagctgacggcaaagagaaaacaatctacgcggatcgatgacgtggcaaaaATAGTGCTTCCTTCCTATTAGTTGGGCTCTACCTCCCATGGATCGGTTATGTAGCAGGGAAGCACAACCCCCACCACATGCACACCCACcactggtctctctctctctctctctctctctctctctctctctctctctctctctctctctctctgtcttatgCCCAACAACCTTTGATTCTCCATCCCCAGGACTGACCTGGGCGGTGACCGCCATGGCCGGTAGGCCATTTCACCGGCGACACGTGGAGAGGCTGCACACCCCTTCTTTGTAGAAGATCCACCAGGGAGGCCGGAGCTGGATGCCATGTCGTTGAGGATCCCAAGAGTGCTCAGTGAGCCAGACATTGAGCTTGTCGCGCTTGGAGCTCGTAGGCCACCGGTTGGTGCCCGTATGTTGTCGAGCGTCGAGCGGTTGACGACCGCCTTCGGGATTGTCTCCACCTGATGGAGGTAGGGACTCGGGGGTCGAGCACCTGAGAGCCCGCAATCATTTCCTTCGCGGGAGGGAAAGCCGGTGGTACCGATGTTCCACTGCAGTGCGGGGCCGAGGCCAGACGAAGCCGATGCCATAGTCGTTCACGTCCTGATGGTGACGAGCGTCACCACCAACTCTGGTTCTCATTGCACCATGGACAAGGTTGCCTCCTACGGGAacatagagagggagagagagacgaggCAAGGGAGAAGAAAGAGAAGGGAGACAGTGGAAGAACTAGCCGCACGCCATTGTTCTTTTAATATTTACCAACCTCTCTGCCATTAGCCTAAAACACAAGTAGGCAAAGAGCTGCCTTAAATGACATTCCATGAACTTTCTTTTCTTTGCTCTCAACCACTTTAACACTGACGACAAAGAGGTTAATGCTGACGACAAAGATTTTTCCGTTTGTCCGACGAAAGCTGACAACAAAATATCTCATTGCCGACAATGTTAGGCATTAGCAAGCTGACGACAAAGTCTTTTCCGCCTGTTTTCCAACCTCTGTCGTCTGTCCTTGGCCGCCAACTTACCCGATTCCTGTAGTACTTTGTTGAACTAAAATGATGTCATTT is a window of Triticum dicoccoides isolate Atlit2015 ecotype Zavitan chromosome 2B, WEW_v2.0, whole genome shotgun sequence DNA encoding:
- the LOC119362150 gene encoding acyl-[acyl-carrier-protein] desaturase 7, chloroplastic-like, producing the protein MATSWHPCPLARPWTRTKNDIGLQLTGITYCYWRCSRASAGGRIVADMSMNTTNCTAEPALLPQADAADPPTRVSKRSPRTGRGAAVAARHEEEGTDDEWLMYLEPAKLEVFDHLEPWAEANVVPLLKPAEVAWQPTDLLPDLASLGADGFHAACFDISARAAGLPDAHLVCLVGNMVTEEALPTYQSIPNRFEAVRDLTGSSGTAWARWIRGWSAEENRHGDVLNKYLFLSGRVDMRQVERTIHNLIQSGMVMNAARSPYHGFIYVAFQERATSISHGNTARRAKEYGDVALARICGAIAADEKRHELAYTRIVGKLFEIDPDGAVRALAYMMRRRIVMPASLMTDGRDGDLFAHYAAVAQQAGIYTASDYRSILEHLIKQWGVEELAAAELSDDGRRARDYVCALPQKIRRLEEKAHERKGQKTQPATSAPFSWIFDKPVNNTMG